A single window of Panulirus ornatus isolate Po-2019 chromosome 52, ASM3632096v1, whole genome shotgun sequence DNA harbors:
- the LOC139764980 gene encoding molt-inhibiting hormone-like: MKAPQATVPQMVPSFSLQRVWLLLLVALVGSFLVEQSSARYVFNECPGIIGNRDLYSKVERVCRDCYNLFRDDMLEVSCRKDCFVSRKFGFCLVALFRSHEHKDFHRWISILNAGRK, translated from the exons ATGAAGGCGCCACAAGCAACTGTTCCTCAAAtggttccaagcttctctctgcag AGAGtgtggttgctgctgctggtggcactCGTCGGCAGCTTCCTGGTGGAGCAATCCTCGGCCAGGTACGTCTTCAACGAATGCCCCGGCATCATAGGCAACCGGGACTTGTACAGCAAGGTGGAGAGAGTTTGCCGAGACTGCTACAATCTCTTCCGAGATGACATGCTGGAAGTTAGCTGTAG GAAAGATTGCTTCGTCAGTCGCAAGTTCGGATTCTGCCTAGTTGCTCTCTTTAGGAGCCACGAACACAAAGACTTCCACCGCTGGATCAGCATTCTCAACGCTGGACGAAAGTAA
- the LOC139764981 gene encoding molt-inhibiting hormone-like, which translates to MSQKMNASQVTAARTVPGFSMQKVQLILLVVLLGCIMMGQCSARFSFNECPGKFGNRDAYDKVEQVCDDCYNLFRDEELSGKCRANCFLNNYFFVCLFAMERESELKDFSRRLSILNAGRW; encoded by the exons ATGTCTCAAAAGATGAATGCATCCCAAGTGACCGCAGCCCGAACGGTGCCAGGCTTCTCCATGCAG AAGGTGCAGCTGATTCTGTTGGTAGTTCTCCTGGGATGCATCATGATGGGGCAGTGCTCTGCTAGATTCTCCTTCAATGAATGCCCCGGGAAGTTCGGCAATCGAGACGCGTACGACAAAGTGGAACAAGTCTGTGATGACTGCTACAATCTCTTTCGTGATGAAGAACTTTCTGGGAAATGCAG GGCAAACTGTTTCTTGAACAATTACTTCTTCGTGTGCCTCTTCGCCATGGAAAGGGAAAGCGAGTTGAAAGACTTCAGCCGTCGGCTTAGCATTCTAAACGCTGGACGATGGTAA